The Carassius auratus strain Wakin unplaced genomic scaffold, ASM336829v1 scaf_tig00214260, whole genome shotgun sequence genome has a segment encoding these proteins:
- the LOC113091664 gene encoding GPI-anchored CFEM domain protein A-like: MTARMYFSLIAVFFCLFGYFSIARAIQRRTTVDGFCPERLMVEPSHRGCSSDEDCPGGHKCCRFEFGPVCVLPVFMKPGQCPIPEMIPLCADSCFNDGQCPATQKCCPTTGGFACSEPRGQGRGQATCHGNGSGQGSGYGQGAGQGSGYGQGAGQGSGYGQGAGQGAGQGSGYGQDLYCVT, encoded by the exons ATGACAGCTCGAATGTATTTCTCGTTGAttgctgtttttttctgtctgtttggatACTTCAGCATAGCTCGCGCTATTCAAAGACGAACCACAG TGGATGGTTTCTGTCCGGAGAGGCTGATGGTCGAACCATCCCATCGAGGCTGTTCCTCTGATGAAGACTGCCCTGGAGGGCACAAATGCTGTCGATTTGAATTTGGGCCTGTTTGCGTGCTGCCTGTTTTCA TGAAGCCAGGTCAATGTCCCATACCGGAGATGATCCCACTCTGTGCTGATAGCTGTTTcaatgatggccagtgtcctgccacacagaaatgttgcccaaccaccggtggctttgcatgcagtgaaccGCGTGGCCAGGGAAGAGGTCAGGCAACTTGCCATGGAAACGGttctggccagggaagcggctatggccagggcgcgggtcagggaagcggctatggccagggcgcgggtcagggaagcggctatggccagggcgcgggacagggcgcgggacagggaagcggctatggccagg